The Pseudomonas fluorescens genome segment ACAGATCATCCGTGTATTCGCCTGGCTGACACAGGCTCATCAGCAATACCTCCGCCTTGCTGTACTTGAAGCCAGGGCGATATACCCGATCCACCGCAGCAACTGCGGCTTTGGTCAGTAGCCGGACATCATCCGTGGGGTAAGGCATATCGATCACCACACCATTGGCGTACTTCGCTTCCTCAGGATTGAACATCCCAGTACGGATGCTCACGCGCACTTTCTTGCACAGCGACTTTTGCGCCCTGAGCTTTTCTGAGGCGCGCATCATGTACGTGGCCACCGCCTCCTTGATCGGTGCCAGTTCCGTCAGCCGGGTGCCGAACATTCGACTGCAGCAGATCTCCTGCTTCGGAGGATCGGGTTCCTCTAGTTCCAGACAGGGGGTGCCGGCCAGTTCGCGCGCCGTCTTTTCGATCACCACACTGAAGTTTTTGCGTAGCGTCCAAGGATCTGCTTTTGCCAGATCCATCGCACTCTTGATGCCCAATGTATCCAGGTGCGCTTTCATTCGACGCCCTACACCCCACACCTCTGAAACGTCAGTGTTACGCAGCACCCAGTCACGCTTAGTTGGGTCGCAAATATTGACGACGCCACCCGTCTGCGCCTGCAGGCGTTTGGCCGTATGGTTGGCTAGCTTGGCCAAGGTCTTGGTGTGAGCGATCCCCACGCCCACCGGAATGCCGGCGCACCTCAGCACCTGACTACGGATCTGTCTACCGAGGCCGTCCAAATTGGTGATTCCGGCGAAATCGACGAAGGCTTCGTCGATGCTGTAGACCTCGACTGCGGGAACCATGGACTCGATCAGCGTCATGACGCGCTCACTCATGTCACCGTACAGCGCGTAATTCGAGGAGAACGGGACGATGCCGTGCTGCTTGAGCTTGTGTTTGATCTGGAAGTACGGCTCGCCCATTTTCACGTATGGCTTGGCATCGTAGCTGCGGGCGATGACGCACCCGTCATTATTCGATAAGACAACGATGGGGACCTTTGCCAGGTCAGGACGGAACACTCGCTCGCAACTGGCGTAAAAACTGTTGCAATCGATCAGGCCGAACACCGGCACCCGCTTAGACATGACTGCGCACACTACCAATGATCACGCCCCAGATCGCCAGCTCATCGCCTTCCAGCACGTAGCGCGGTGGATACTTGGGATTTTCGGACAGGAGGATCACCTCATTTCCACGGATGCACAGTCGCTTGCAAAGCGGATCATTGTTAAGCAGCGCAACAACAATATGCCCGTGAGCCGGCTCCAGTGAACGATCCACTACCGCCAAATCGCCGTCAAAGATTCCAGCCCCCTGCATGCTCTCTCCGGCAATTTTCACCAAGTAAACATGCGGAGCCCGGATGTTGAGCACTTCGTCGAGTGATATGTGGGTTTCGATGTGATCCGCTGCTGGCGAAGGAAAACCTGCCGGCACCCGAAAAAGACAAAGAGGTAATTTCCGACCGGCCACAGCAATAGGGCCTAGGATTGAAAAGCTCATGACGCACGACTTCCGATACTGTACAAATATACAGTTAACGTTCAGAACGGCACTCGGTCAATTTCTGTAGGAAATATCGGATAAACGGGAGGCTGGGAATTAACGAAATGATTATCGGAATCCGTCAGAACAACCCGCCCAACGCTACCGGTTCCCAGTTCATGATTACCAGCTCGCCACTGACTTCAGCCTTCCCCTGCCGCTGATTGGCTGTGGTGTAGCGGATGTCCAGAGTCTCGAAGTGGAAGCCTTCGAACACACGGCGGATGTCCGGATGATCGTTGATGCTGACCATCACTTTGCCTTTGCACCGGCGCATGAAGTCGGCCATCCGTTCATAGTTCTCGAACGGAAAGTCGACGCCGTAGCCGGCGGTCTGCCAGTAAGGCGGGTCCATGTAATGGAAGGTGTGGGCACGGTCGTAGCGTTCAGCGCACTCAAGCCAGGGGAGGTTTTCGACGTAGGTGCCGGACAGGCGCTGCCACGCGGCCGAGAGGTTTTCCTCGATGCGTAGCAGGTTGATGGCCGGGGCAGTGGTCGCCGTGCCGAATGTCTGACCCGAGACCTTGCCGGCGAAGGCATGGTGCTGCAGGTAGAAGAATCGGGCGGCGCGCTGGATGTCGGTGAGGGTTTCAGGGCGGGTCATTTTCTGCCATTCGAACACTTGCCGAGAACTGAGCGCCCATTTGAACTGGCGCACGAATTCTTCGAGGTGGTTCTGCACGACGCGGTATAGCGTGACCAGGTCGCCGTTGATGTCGTTGAGGACTTCGACTGGTGATGGCTGGGGCTTCATGAAGTACAGCGCAGCACCGCCGGCAAAGACTTCGACGTAGCATTCGTGTGGCGGAAAAAGCGGAAGGAGGCGGTCGGCCAGGCGGCGTTTGCCGCCCATCCAAGGGATGATGGGTGAATACATTGAGAGCAAGACCTTTACTGTATGGATAAACAGGTGTTAGGCTCGCCGCGCTTTGTGCACGGAGCAAGAGCCTTGGCTGGACTTGCAGGGACAATCTGCAGGGACGGCGGTCGATCCGGATGTTGGCGCATCCAGATCGGCCGCTCTTTTTTGAAGATCAACTCATTGTGTCCTCAAGGAAAGCCAATGGAAAAAAAAAGCAGTAATTTCAAAAAAGATACGATTGCGCTTTTAAGAAACCTACCAAGCGAATGGGCTATAGCCTTTTTGTTAGGTGCTGTGCCGCTTTGGCTTTTCAGCCACACTCAAAAAGATGTGGACGACATTGTTCAAGGACTACTTGCTATCGGTCCACTTATTGATTACTCCGCTTACTTAATTGCCCCTTATGGCTTAGTATTTCTTATTAAATATGGGATACGATTCAGATCAGACAAGAGCATGTGGATATTTGAGTTCACCCACAAAGTCATTGCAGAGATTGGAACCGGCTTTCTAACCATCACGCGAACGGGACTGGGTGCAGTTTTCGGAATATTAATAATAGGATTGAGCTCAAACATCATCACAATCTCAACTCAGCAAATTACGTCTTTGTTGGTTATGATATTTTCACTCACCATAGCTAACTGCGCACTTGCCCTTGGAAAAGATACGCTTATCGAACATACGAATAGAGCTGCTAGTAGCAACCCGTTAAAGTTCGACCCTAGACTTAAGTAATCATTTTTCGCTCTGTAAATTTATTGCAGACACGTAAGCTTGACACGCTCTAAGCGCTATTAGTCCTCGGTCACCGTCGTCGGTGATTCCAACAATTCGTTGAGCATGCGCTGGGTCAAGTTCGGCTCTTTTGGAACCATGAACCATGCCGCTGGTGGTGGCGGAGGTTGGCACCGATCCGTTGCCGGCATCGGTGGTGGCATCGAGTAGGACTGACAGGCGCAGATCAGCAGTGGCAAGACGGTCGCGCAGGCGATCTTGATTACGTTGGACATCGGTCAAGGCTCGGTAATGGGTTTGTTCACTGGTAGCCAGGCGCTGCTCGAGCGCGAGGCGTTTGTCTTGTTCGGCGCGCTGCTGCGCGGCGGAGGCCAGGGCCAGTTGATTGAGCGTTTCGGTGTGGAGGCGAGCCTGCTCGGCGAGCTGTTTGCCGTAGCGCCAATCCTGCACTTGCCAGGCGATGGCAGCGGATCCGCCGGCCAGGGTGGCCAGCAGCGCCGCGCTGACCAACAACCGATACGGCGCCGGGATTATTTCGCCGAGGCGCATAGCACCGCCCTCGCCCGCTCCCACAACTGCAAGCGATCCTGCAGACCATTCAGGCCGCCGTTGATCTTGCGGGTGATCGCTTCGAATTCGTTTCGATCCGCCAGAGCGTTCAGCTCACGAACCCACCAGAACCACGCGGCCGACTCGGCGGCCCACTGCGGCAGCTCCAGCAGCTCAGGCGTGCGCAACAAACGCTCGTCGCCGAACAGCGCCAAGCTGCAGCGCAGGTAGTTGTTGTGGCCGGTGATCTGAATCAGCCCCCGGCCACGGTAGCGCTGGCCATCGCCGTCGGCCTCGGGCGTGTTGCCCAGCCGTGCGGCCAGAGTCCCGGTGTCATACTTGCTCAGGTACTGGTCGCCGCCCAGTTCGCGCACGTAATTCAGCTCGCCGGATTCGTGTCCGACCTGGGCGAGAAATGCAGCTTGGCGTTGCGGTGTGTTGATCTGCCGGCGGATCATCGCGGCATTGAGCGCAGAAACAAAAACGCCCGCTTGGCGGCGGGCGTTGGGCATGATGCGTTGCAGTTGTTGCTCTGTCAGTGACATGGAGTTCTCCTTGGTTGTGAGACTTCGGCGCTACTGCTTGATCTGAACAACCTTCAGATCCTTCGCCGGCTTTTTCTTTTTGCCTTTGGCTTTCGCCTTGCCCTTCTTGCCGCCGTTGCACTCGACCGTCGTGCTCCAGCCGGCCTGGGTGAATACCTGCTCCACGGAGTCGACCAGGTACTCGCCGTCGAGTCCGACCTTAAAGTCTTGGGCGTTGATCGATCGTTCGGCAAACAGGTCGGTGCGCCCTGCCATCTCCAGTCGGACGCCGGCCGTAGATCGATTGAATGCAGTGAGGCGGGCTTGGGCAGCAGCTTCGGCGGCTGACTTGTTCGGGTATATGTGCCGGTCGGTGTGCACCGTCGGCAAGCCGTCCGGTGATTCGTCGTTGTCGAGAGTGACCACGGCGAGCTTGCCGGTCTTCTTGTCCTGGTGTTTGGTCGACACAGCCTTGTGGGTGTTGCGGTCACCGAGCCGGAACTGAAAACGGCTGACGTCTCGGCGATAGATATTCACAGTGCCTAGCGCCTTTCCCGAAGCACTCTCCCCGCCCTGACGCTGCATCACCAGCAGCTTGCCGTCGGCCACCTTGGCCGTGCAGTCGTATTGCTTGGCCAGGCGCGTAATGAAATTGAAGTCCGACTCGTTGAGCTGATCGGCGCGGGGCACCTTGGTCTGCACCGGGCAGACCGCCTGCCAGCCGTTGCGAGCGGCGACGTCGGCGACGATCCGCGACAACGGCACGTTTTCCCAGCTGCCGCTGCGAGTGGTCTTGCCGCTGCCACGCATGTCGCTGGCCTTGCCGGTGATCACCAGTGTGTCCGGCGGGCCGGACAGCTCGATCTCATCAACGACGTAGCGGCCGATGCGAGTCAGTCTGGTTTCTGCGTAGCCCAGGTAGATCTCGATGTTGGCCCCACGCGAGGGCAGAACCACCGCACCATCGCGGTCATCGATACGCAGTTCGAACTCGTCGGACTCCATGCCGGGTTTATCTGTGGTTTTCAGCTGCAGGAGTCGGTCATTGATCCGCTGGGTGATATCGGCGCCATCGGCCACGACGCGAAAGATGGGGGTCATTGTTCTGTCCAAAAGAAAGCCCGCACAGGGCGGGCTGATTGAGTGCTTACTCGGGATGCAGAAAGACAATTCAGCCCCACAACATCACCTCGCTGTCATCGGGTGCCGGCAAATCTGGCAGCTCGATCACTATGCCGGCGCGGTACGGTTGCGGCTCATCGGCCAGGCCCTGATTAGTATCCAGCACCGCCTCGACCGTTCCGTTCAGATGCCCGTAGGCGTGGTAACACAGGGTGTCGAGCAGATCCCCGTCAGACGTTCTGCAAGTCATCGCCATAGCGCACAAACTCCAAGGTGAACGCCTGTTTACGCGGGATACCACCCTGCAGCAGCGCGCTCTGTTCTTCTTCGACGTTCTTCAGGCACCAGGTGCCGAGCACGTCGCCATAGCCGGTGGTCAGCGTCAGGGGCAAGAGCTGGGCGCCCAAGCTGCGCAGGGTGTCCAACTGCTTGATGCCGCCTTTGAATCCGGGAAAGATCGCGCCCTTGAGGGTGATCTTGTCCTCGCCGATGCCCACCGCTTGCTGCGCCGGTCGCCGGGTCAGGCGTTCCTGCGAGGCCCAGCGGTATTCCGTTGAGCGCCGCAGTTCCTCGAAGGCGGCGGTATCCAGGTTGAAGTAATACGGGACAGCCTTGGGATCCAGTGGCTGCACGATCAGCAGGTGTGGGAATGGCTTCACAGCTTCCGGTACCGGTGTCGCGTCACCGGCCAGCGATCCGGTTGGCAGGATGTTCCCCAGCGATGGGCTGACTTTGCCAGCGATTTTGTTGATGGCGGTCGACGCCCGGGCGGCTTGCTCCTTGAGTTGGCCCATGCGCTCATCAATCTGCGACAAGGCACGCGTGGCCTTGTTGTAGGTGGCCACCACCTGACCGACCTTGGCCTGGGCGGCGTTCACCCCGCGCATGACGCGCTGCAGTTTTTCACCGACTGCCGGACCGACAATCGGAATGCCTTCCAGCTCCGAAGCCGCGCCGCTGATCTCGCTGATCGCGCCGTTGACTGGCCCCATCATGCCGTCGAGGCTGCGCCGGCCACTCTCTCCTGCTGCCGCCAGATTTTTCAGTCCCGACTGCAGCTGTTCCATGTAGGCCATTGGCCCTCCTCGTTACACATGCGGTTCGTCGAACAGCGAGCGGTTTTGCAACTGCTGTGTGGACTGACGCCACTGCTGATCGATGTAGGGTTGAAGCTCTCGCGCCAGTTGCGCCGGATCCTTTACGTCGCCCTGTACGGTGACATGCAGAGGCGCCTGAATATCGAACCGCTGCTCAACCTTAGTCGACTGGGGTTTCGCAGCAACAGGCGGTGCGAGCATCGCCGGTACCGCCGGGGATGCCGGCTGATTCAATGCACGCGTGACATCCCCCATTGCTGTTGCAGTCGACTCCCGTTCAGGCAACAATGGCTTGGAAACAGGCAGTGTTGGAACCTGTGCCGGCAACGCTTGCGTCGGAGCCGATATTGGCTTGGGACGGTCGAGAGTCGCTTGAGGAACGGGCGCCGCGCCGGTCAGCAGCGGCAACATTTTCGGTTGCGGCTGGACCATGTCTTTGACGACCGGTACCGGCGCGAATGAACGGGCGATATCGCCCATCACTGGCGGGATGTTCTGCCCTGCATTGACCATCATCAGCGGCCCGGCATCCGGCACTTTCTTGAGCGCTTCAGGGGTTCCGAACAACTCTTTACCCGCAAAGCCGCCGAGTGCGTCGCCGCCCATGTAACCGAGATAACCGCCAATCAATCCGCCGACCATGGTGCCAATGATGGGAATGGCCGATCCGATAGCGGCCCCCGCAGCAGCGCCGGCGAGAGTGCCGGCCAACCCACCCGCCGCTTGCCCGTACCCTTCGGCTTTTTCATCTTGAGTTTCGGCATTCTGATAGGTGTCCCAGGCCTTGTATCCCGCCTCAACGATGGCGACCACGGCGGTTCCTTTCACCACAGAACCAACGCTAGGACCGCCCCCGCCTCCACGGGTAACACGCTCTTTGCCGCCGCCCCCACCGCCCTTGCCGCCCTTACCTTTTTTCCCATCACGACCGCTATCGAAGTCGCCGGCATCCAGTCCACCGCCCATGGCCGGCAGGTTAGTGACGATGACTTTTTGCGGAATGTTCGGGTTACCCATCAAGGTGCCGCGCCCGATATTCATCAGGCCCTTACCCATCTTGAACGCACTGACGGCGCCCTTGAGCGCGACCAGACCCGCCACGGCTGTACCGATGGCGGTAACCAAACGCGGTGATTCGTCGGACAGGCCCGCGAGCTGTCGGCTGACGTTGGTGATGCCGTCCGCGACCGCATCAGTGACCGGCCGAATCGCATCACCGATGCTGCGCATGGCATCGTCCATGCTCTGGGCCATCTCGGACCATTTTTGCGCGGAAGTCTGCCGGCGTTCAGCCAGGTTCTTGTCGAGGATCCCGGTGGCATTGGCCGAGTCTTTCTTCAGTTGCTCATACAGATCCTTGTTCTGCATGTACGCGGTCAAAGCGGCCTTGACCTGCATGTCGGCGAACAGATCACCGGTACGCAAAGCCTCCTCCAAGGACTTCATCATAGCCTTGGCTTTCTCGGGATCGGCCTCTTTACTGATCGCAGCTGTGGCCTTGGCCATTTCGGCCGCCCGTTTAGGATCGGTCGCCTCGATGTATTTCTGGGCCAAGGCAAAACTCGACTCCAGCGTAGACTTGCCGTTCTGCAGTCCGGTTTGCAGCGACTTCTTGTAGTCGATACCCGCCTTTTCATAGGCCTTGACCGTTTCGCCGGAACCGATTTTCTCCATCCAGTTTTTTAGATTATTGGCCGCTTCGTCCGAGCCGCCGGCCGTCTTCATCTGCACTTGCAACATCGCGCCCAACTGCGACACCGAGTCCATACCGGTGATGCCCAGCTTGCCCATACCAGCCAACAGTTCAGGAAACCACTTGGCCATGTCGACCGCTTCAAAACTGCCTGCCTGTCCCTGGTAGGCGATGGCCTCCAGCGCCTTTTGCATCACAGCCGGATCGGTGATCTTGGCGTTCTGGCCCAAGGCATTGATCATCTTGGCGGTTTCAGAGCCGTCCGAACCCTGCCCCACAGCGAACTTGGCCGCCGTCGGTGCATAGGCCAGTGCCTTATCCAGCTCCATGCCGGCGCCGACCAGGGCGTTGACCAACTCGGCGACCTGGTTGCGCGCCATGCCCGTATCACGCGACGTGTCGATCACGGTTTTGGAGAGCTGCGTTTCTTCTGGCGTGTTGGCAATGTTGGCCTTGATCGCGATGTCACGAATGATCGCGCCGTAGTCCGCACTGACCTTTGTCGGAATGGCCACGGCAGCAGTCAGTGCGCCGGCCTGGCCGAGGGTGCTTTTCATCCCCTGCCGACCTTCGTCCAGTTGTCGGTAACCGAGCGCTTTGAGTTCCGCACCGGCCGCGACACGACCCATCGTGGCGTAGGCCTTGCTCAAACGTCCGACCTCGACGCCCTGTTTCTTGAGAAGGTCGAGGTTCTTTTCGTATTTGGACAACAGCTTGTCGGCACCGGCGGCGCCGGTTGCGTGCGCCTTGCGCCATTCCTCGCGCAGACGCATGGTGTCGCCGATGGTGTTCTGCAGCACCCGGGCTTTACTGCCGACCGTACCCAGGTGCTTGATCTTGCTTTCGACGTCCTTGAACGCTTTGCCCACCGTCGGATCGACGGCGCCGCCGATGACAAAGCCGAGTGCGAGGTTCTTCGCCATGTGCGTGTCCTTGGGTCGAGGATGATTGGAAATGGCTCAGTCCGTGAGCCACCACACGATGTCGTTGAAGGGCATGGCCATGATCTCGGCTGCCGAGAAACCAGTCTCCTTGGCGAGTCGCTTGGCCAGTCCTTTCAATGTCGGCCCGTCAAATCTCGTCGTCTTGGACCAGACGAAAATAGCCTTTCTGCAGGCGCATGTAGTCGACCAACTTGAGGGCCATCAGATCCTGTTCCGGGGTCTGAGTCAGCGAGGAGAACAGCGACATTTCGCGCTTTTCTTCATCGCCGTTGCAGGCTGCTTGCGCGGCCCGAATGTCTCGCACGCAAGGTGTACGAATAGTCAGCGTGTCGACCAGCACACCCGACAGCTCGGTGGGGTGTCGCAGGGAGATGCGAAAGCCTTCCTCGGTCAGTTGCAGCCAGCTTGGCAGTGGTTTTTCTTGAGTGGCTTGATTGGTTTGCGTCATTTCATTGTGTCCTTAAAGGCCCAGGGCCGAACGTTCGTCAGCGAGTTGGTCGACGCCATCGACGACCAGCACCATGCCCAGCATGTCGATCTCGTAAATCACCCGGCCGGCGACTTCGAGCTTGTAGTAGGTCAATGCCATGTTGTGTTTGGTCTCGGCCTTCTCACCGGCCTTCCAGTCGCCCATGTCGACCTCCTTGATACCGCCACGCATGGTGACGATCACCGGGGTGACCTTGCCCTTGAGCCCCTTGAACGAACCTCGGAACACAGCGCTGCAGGCGGTGCGGTCGGACAAACCGAAGAATTTGAGCGCTTCGCGCCGCACACCGTTGGTGGTAAAGCCGGCCTCCAGTTTTTCCACGCCGGTCGGGATCTCGACCTCGCCGGCCATACCGCCGCCTCGATAGGCTTCGGTTTTCAGCACCACCTTAGGCAGGGTCAGGCTCGGCATTTCGCCGGCAAAACTGACGCCGTCGATAAACCCGGCGCAGTTGGAGAGAACTTCAGGAATCATCAGGGTGCCTCCTTAGGCGGGCTCAAGCACTTCGGTCATCCACTCGTTGGTGACCTCAAAAAGGAAGTTCGGGTTTTCGGCCGGCGGTACGTCGGTGAAGCGGATGCGCCAGTACACCTTGCCCTGCTCGATCTGGCTGGCGGTGTTCAATTCGTGATCCGGAAACACCTCGAAGTTGATCACCGCACCTTGGTTTTTCAGGTCACGCATGAACGCTTCCAGGCCGTCAGTGACATCCTTGACGTAGGTCTTGGTGATCGAGCGGTCGACCGCCCACTTGTGGCCGGCCTGCACCGCATCCATGAGGATGAACAGCGTGCGTACGCGGGTGACGAACGCCCACTTCGGATCGCTCGACAGCGTGCGGTTACCCCAAAGGCGGTAGCCGTCGTCGCGAATGATCGTGGTGATATTGGCGTTGTTGAGCAGGTTTGCCCGACAGGTCTCGTCGCCGTCCAGGTACTCGACTGCGCGGGTGGTGCCGGTGATGCCGGTGAACTCTTTGTTCGACGGCGAAGCCCAGAAGCCGTAGGTCGCATCCGTCCAGGCAAACAGGCCGGCGGTCCATGCAGAACCCGGCGCATCTACGGTCTTGCTTTCGCCGGTATCCCAGAACTGCACACCGGGGTCGACCATGAACAGGTTGCGACTGCCGAAATTGTCGGCGTAGGCCATGGCTTCCTCGTCGGTGGTGCATGGCCCGTCGATGATGCCAATGGCGCGCAGCTTCTGCGCCAGACCATCGATGGCGGTGGCCACCGCCTTGGTGGCCGAATGACCAGGTGCGATCAGCAAACGCGGTTGGGCGTTGAACAGGCTTTTGCCATCGAGCAGTGCCTGCAGGCCAGTACGCTGACCCGAAGCCAACACGCCGCCGATAATGGCCGATGTCTGCAGCGCCGGATCATCCATCTTCGGCACGCCGATGGCGACGATTACCGCCTTGGCTTTTTTGTAAATCGCCTGGCAGGCTCGGGTCATTGCCGATTCAGCGCCGAATGCTGCTATGGCTTCGCGCTCAGTGGTGATCAGCTTCAGTTCCCCTGCCTTGGCAGTGCCGCCGCCCAACACACCCGGCGTGAAGGTGTCGCACAAACCGATGATCGAGGAAGACGGCAGCGTGATGGTGCGCGCGCCGGTGTCGACCGCTGTGGTCGTGACGCCGTGAAAGAAACTCATAAGGCTCGTTCTCCAGAAACGAAAAAGCCCCGCGTGTCTGCGAGGCTTGAGGTGTTGGTATTGCATGAGGCGGAATGAAAAACGCCCCGTCAGTGCGGGGCGTTCAGGTGATTTGCGTTGCCAGCCAGATCGGCGCTGGCGGACGGTGTTCCGAAAGAGGAAATTGCTCGCCTTGCGGCCAGCCGCGCAACGTCCGGCGGTAGGCCTGCAACTCCGCGTACTGATCGACCGCGAGCGAAGTCTCGCCACCCTCCTCGAGCTCGTCGCGGTGGCGAGACACCAACGGATCAGTCAGCGCCAGTTGCGCATCACGCCAAGATCGCTCGACAGACGTCAGCTCATCAGCATTCAGCGGCGGCGGATCGATCAGCACCGGCTGACCATCGGGTCGTGACGACATTTTCTTGGGGCTGACCGACAACTCATCGAGCAGCGCCTGCCAAAC includes the following:
- a CDS encoding phage tail assembly chaperone — protein: MSKIVFFSPSICGAYRPEVHGADMPADVVEVSESVWQALLDELSVSPKKMSSRPDGQPVLIDPPPLNADELTSVERSWRDAQLALTDPLVSRHRDELEEGGETSLAVDQYAELQAYRRTLRGWPQGEQFPLSEHRPPAPIWLATQIT